TACGAAGGACGCGCTGATCCGCTACGACGTGAACCCGGCGTACTGGGGCGCGAAGCCGAAGGTCGACCGGCTGATCTACGCGATCACGCCCGACCCGTCGGTGCGCCTGCAGAAGGTGAAGGCCGGCGAATGCCAGATCGCGTTGTCGCCGAAGCCGCAGGATGTGCTCGCCGCGAAGGGCGAAAGTGCGCTGAAGGTCGTGCAGACGCCCGCGTTCATGACCGCGTTCGTCGCGCTGAACACGCAGAAGAAGCCGCTCGACAACGACAAGGTGCGCGAGGCGCTGAACCTCGCGTTCGACCGCGCGACCTACCTGAAGGTCGTGTTCGACAACACCGCGACGGCCGCGAACAACCCGTATCCGCCGAACACGTGGAGCTACGCGAAGGACGTCTCGCCGTATGCGTACGATCCCGCGAAGGCGAAGCAGCTGCTCGCGCAGGCCGGCTTCCCGAACGGCTTCTCGACGACGATCTGGACGCGCCCGACCGGCAGCGTGCTGAACCCGAACCCGAAGGTCGGCGCGGAACTGCTGCAGGCCGACCTCGCGAAGATCGGCGTGAAGGCGGAAGTGAAAGTGATCGAATGGGGCGAACTGATCAAGCAGGCGAAGCTCGGCCAGCATGACATGCTGTTCATGGGCTGGGCCGGCGACAACGGTGATCCGGACAACTACCTGTCGCCGCTGTTCAGCTGCAACGCGGTGAAGTCGGGCATCAACTTCGCGCGCTTCTGCGATGCGCAGCTCGACAAGCTGATCGCCGACGGCAAGTCGACCGCGGACCAGGCCAAGCGCGCGAAGCTGTACGAATCGGCGCAGAAGATCATCCACGACCAGGCGCTGTGGATCCCGCTCGGCTACCCGACCGCCGCGGCACTGACGCGCACGAACGTGAGCGGCTATCACGTGAGTCCGTTCGGACGCCAGAACTTCACGACGGTCGCCGTACAGTAACCGCGCGTGGCGCGCAAGCGACGGCGTTCGCGCCGCTCGCTTGCAGCCCGCGCGTTTCGCTTGCTACACTGCGCGCCTATTCCTCATACCGGACGCCAGCCAAAGTGAACAACTAAGCCTTCCCGAAATGTTTTCGCCGCCCGTGCCACGCACGCCGCGCGCGAAGGTCTTCACGCATTTTTGGAGGTGCTTATGGCTGCAGCCACGCCCACCGGCGCGCTCGTCGCGCTTCATCACGTTTCCTTCCGCTTCGACGACGGCGTCACGCTGTTCGATTTGCTCGACCTGTCCATCGATCGCACGCCGACCGGCATCGTCGGCCGCAACGGCATCGGCAAGAGCCTGCTCGCGCAACTGATCGCGGGTCGCCGCGCACCGGGCGCGGGGACGATCGAGCGGCACACGCCCGTCGTCTACGTCGCGCAGCAGCACGACGACGACAACGCGAAGGCAAACCCGCTAACCGTCTCGCAGATCGCCGCGCTCGATGCGCCGCTCGGCGCGCTCGCGCGTCTCGCGGAAGGCCGCGCGGAACCCCACGACTTCGACCTGATCGGCGATCGCTGGGATCTCGCCGAACGGCTGCGCACGGCCCTCGACGCGGCCGGCCTGCACGACGTCCGCCCCGACACGCCCGCACGCGCACTGAGCGGCGGCCAGCTCGCGCGCGTCGCGCTGATCGGCGCGTTGCTGTCCGGTGCCGGGCTGCTCGTGCTCGACGAACCGACCAACCATCTCGATGCGCCGGGCCGTGCATGGTTGCGCGCGGCGCTCGACGGCTGGCGCGGCGGCCTCGTCATCGTGAGCCACGATCGTGCGCTGCTCGCCGGTGTGCAGCGCGTCGTCGAGCTGACGCCGCAAGGCGTGCGCTCGTATGGCGGCAACTACGCGTTCTACCGCGCGCAGCGCGACGCGGATCAGGATGCCGCGCAAGCGGCGCTCGACAACGCGCGAGCCGAACGCGGACGCGTCAGGCGCAGGCTCGAACAGGAACACGACACGATCCAGCGCCACGCGGCCGCATCGCTGCGCGATGCAAAGACGGCCAACCTGTCGTCGATGGCAAAACAGAGCCGCAAGGGCGCGGCGCGCAACATCATGGGGCAGGTCCGGCGCCACCAGAACGAATTCAAGGTAACGCTCGACGAACGCGTGCAGCAGGCGGCCGCGCGCGTCGAAGCCGATGCGCCCGTGCTGGTGTCGCTGCCGGGCACCGAGGTCAGCGCGCGCCGCCAGCTGTTCACGCTCGAACGCGCGCAACTGCCATGGCGCATCGCCGGCGCGGCCGATGCGATCACGTGGTCGGCGAGCGGCCCCGTGCGCATCGCGCTGACGGGCCCCAACGGCTGCGGGAAATCGACGCTGCTGCGGATACTCGCGGGCGAGCTCGCGCCGCACTCAGGCGCCTGCACGACGCACGTGAGCACCGCGTATCTCGACCAGCGGCTCGCACTGCTCGATCCGGAGCGCTCGATCGTCGAGCAACTGGGGCTGCTCGATACGCCGCTCGCCGAAGGCGACCTGCGCAGCCGGCTCGCGCTGCTGCAGCTCGACGCGGCGCGCGCGACGCAGCCGACGCGACAACTGAGTGGTGGCGAACGGCTGAAGGCCGCGCTCGCATGCGCGTTGTGGCGCGGCACGCCCGCGCAACTGCTGCTGCTCGACGAGCCGACCAACCATCTCGATCTCGAATCGGTGCGTGCGATCGAAGCCGCCTTGGCCGGCTTCCCCGGTGCGATCGTGATCGCATCGCACGACACCGCGTTTCTCGCGGCGCTCGACCCGACGCACACGATGCAATGGCATCGCGACGGGTGGCGCTACGAACCCGTCGCATGAGGAGAACGAAGCGGTGTCAGCCGGCGGTGCGGAACCGCAGCACGCCGTCGTCGCCCTGCTCGCGCACGAGTTCGCCCGCGAGCCACAGGAGGTTCAGGTGCGCGAGCGCCTCGCCGAGCGCGAACGTCATCTGATGGATGTCGAGCTCGCGGCGGCGGAACATGATCGGCACGACGTCCGCTGCGCTCATCGGCTTCTCCGCGCACGCGACGCGCACTTCCGCGAGCCGCGCGTCATGGTGTTCGCGCAGTTGGGCAATGCGCGTGCGCACGCCGCGGAACGGCTTGCCGTGCGACGGCAGCACGAGCGTATCGGGCGCCATCGTCTCGTAGCGGCCGAGCGACTGCAGGTACAGCGCGAGCGGGTTTCCTTCGGGCTCAAGGTCGAACACGGACACGTTCGTCGAGATGCGCGGCAGCACCATGTCGCCGGAGATCAGCACACCGTCCGCTTCGCTGTGGAGCGCGCAATGTTCAGGCGAATGGCCGAAGCCCGTGACGACGCGCCACGTACGCGCGCCGATCGTCACCGCATCGCCTTCGCGCAGGCGCCGGTAGCGCGGCGGCACGGCCGGCACGAGATCCGAGTAGTAGTTGCGGCGGTTGCGCAGCTTGTCGAGCGCGGCCGGATCGGTGAGCCCGTGGCGCGCGAAGTGATCGGCGGCTGCGGCGCCGCCCGCGTTCGAGCCGTTGCCGGCCGCCATCAGGCAGCCGAACATGTATTCGCCGAGCGTCATCCACAGCCGCACGTTCCAGCGGCCCTGGTCGCCGCCTTCGCACAGCCAGTTCGCGAGGCCGAAGTGATCGGGGTGGCAGTGC
The DNA window shown above is from Burkholderia cepacia and carries:
- a CDS encoding ABC transporter substrate-binding protein, with translation MQVKLFAAATLAAALAAPGLAAAKPLTVCTESSPDGFDVVQYNSLVTTNASADVIFNTLVSYDEAAKKVVPALADKWEASADGLTYTFHLRPNVAFQTTDYFKPGRTLNADDVVFTFTRMLDDSNPWHKVAGASGFPHAQSMGLVKLVKSVTKVDDSTVKFVLNEPNATFVPILTMGFASIYSAEYADQLLKAGKQADLNAKPVGTGPFMLKSYTKDALIRYDVNPAYWGAKPKVDRLIYAITPDPSVRLQKVKAGECQIALSPKPQDVLAAKGESALKVVQTPAFMTAFVALNTQKKPLDNDKVREALNLAFDRATYLKVVFDNTATAANNPYPPNTWSYAKDVSPYAYDPAKAKQLLAQAGFPNGFSTTIWTRPTGSVLNPNPKVGAELLQADLAKIGVKAEVKVIEWGELIKQAKLGQHDMLFMGWAGDNGDPDNYLSPLFSCNAVKSGINFARFCDAQLDKLIADGKSTADQAKRAKLYESAQKIIHDQALWIPLGYPTAAALTRTNVSGYHVSPFGRQNFTTVAVQ
- a CDS encoding ABC-F family ATP-binding cassette domain-containing protein, which gives rise to MAAATPTGALVALHHVSFRFDDGVTLFDLLDLSIDRTPTGIVGRNGIGKSLLAQLIAGRRAPGAGTIERHTPVVYVAQQHDDDNAKANPLTVSQIAALDAPLGALARLAEGRAEPHDFDLIGDRWDLAERLRTALDAAGLHDVRPDTPARALSGGQLARVALIGALLSGAGLLVLDEPTNHLDAPGRAWLRAALDGWRGGLVIVSHDRALLAGVQRVVELTPQGVRSYGGNYAFYRAQRDADQDAAQAALDNARAERGRVRRRLEQEHDTIQRHAAASLRDAKTANLSSMAKQSRKGAARNIMGQVRRHQNEFKVTLDERVQQAAARVEADAPVLVSLPGTEVSARRQLFTLERAQLPWRIAGAADAITWSASGPVRIALTGPNGCGKSTLLRILAGELAPHSGACTTHVSTAYLDQRLALLDPERSIVEQLGLLDTPLAEGDLRSRLALLQLDAARATQPTRQLSGGERLKAALACALWRGTPAQLLLLDEPTNHLDLESVRAIEAALAGFPGAIVIASHDTAFLAALDPTHTMQWHRDGWRYEPVA
- a CDS encoding MBL fold metallo-hydrolase produces the protein MNALEHQLDYPFADTLPAAGDTFEVAPGVRWLRMPLPFSLDHINLWLLRDEIDGQAGWTIVDCGISSDAIRTHWEKIFDTHLDGLPVLRVLVTHCHPDHFGLANWLCEGGDQGRWNVRLWMTLGEYMFGCLMAAGNGSNAGGAAAADHFARHGLTDPAALDKLRNRRNYYSDLVPAVPPRYRRLREGDAVTIGARTWRVVTGFGHSPEHCALHSEADGVLISGDMVLPRISTNVSVFDLEPEGNPLALYLQSLGRYETMAPDTLVLPSHGKPFRGVRTRIAQLREHHDARLAEVRVACAEKPMSAADVVPIMFRRRELDIHQMTFALGEALAHLNLLWLAGELVREQGDDGVLRFRTAG